From a region of the Mycolicibacterium sp. MU0050 genome:
- a CDS encoding serine hydrolase domain-containing protein, with the protein MNLDGNAASIREACDAGLLSGAVTMVWQRGQVRQVNEIGHRDIEAGLPMQRDTIFRIASMTKPVTVAAAMALIDEGRLALTDPVTHWLPEFATMRVLADPRGGLAQTVPAQRPITVDDLMTHRSGLAYQFSIPGPLARAYAQLPMRQDQDRWLAELAELPLVHQPGAQLTYSHATDVLGIMVSRIEGKPLHQVLAERIFEPLAMTDTGFFLTPEGRRRSATMYRLDAQNTLQHNVMGPAPIAPPPFCQGGAGLWSTVDDYLRFARMLLGGGTLDGVRLLSEQSVAAMRTDRLTEAQKRIPFLGMPYWVGRGFGLNLSVVTDPAKSAPLFGPGGAGSFTWPGAYGTWWQADPSADLILIYLIQNAPDLSPDAAAAIAGNTSLASLRTAQPRFVRRTYAALDL; encoded by the coding sequence ATGAACCTAGACGGAAACGCCGCCTCCATTCGCGAGGCCTGCGATGCGGGCCTGCTCTCCGGGGCGGTCACCATGGTGTGGCAGCGCGGTCAGGTGCGGCAGGTCAACGAGATCGGCCACCGAGACATCGAGGCCGGGCTGCCGATGCAGCGGGACACCATCTTCCGCATCGCGTCGATGACCAAGCCGGTCACCGTCGCCGCAGCCATGGCCCTGATCGACGAGGGCCGACTGGCCTTGACCGACCCCGTGACCCACTGGCTGCCCGAGTTCGCGACCATGCGGGTGCTGGCCGATCCGCGGGGCGGGTTGGCGCAGACGGTGCCGGCGCAGCGCCCCATCACCGTCGACGACCTGATGACCCACCGCAGCGGGCTCGCCTACCAGTTCTCCATTCCCGGCCCGCTGGCCCGGGCGTATGCGCAGCTGCCGATGCGCCAGGACCAGGACCGCTGGCTGGCCGAACTGGCCGAGCTCCCGCTGGTACATCAGCCCGGGGCCCAGCTGACCTACAGCCACGCCACCGACGTGTTGGGCATCATGGTGTCCCGGATCGAGGGCAAGCCGCTGCACCAGGTTCTCGCCGAGCGCATCTTCGAGCCGCTGGCGATGACCGACACCGGCTTCTTCCTCACCCCGGAGGGGCGTCGACGGTCGGCCACCATGTATCGGCTGGACGCGCAGAACACGTTGCAGCACAACGTGATGGGTCCCGCCCCGATTGCGCCGCCACCGTTCTGTCAGGGCGGTGCCGGGCTGTGGTCCACCGTCGACGACTATCTGCGCTTCGCGCGGATGCTGCTCGGCGGCGGCACCCTCGACGGCGTCCGGCTGCTGTCCGAGCAGTCGGTGGCCGCGATGCGCACGGACCGCCTGACCGAGGCGCAGAAGCGAATCCCCTTCTTGGGCATGCCGTATTGGGTCGGCCGCGGGTTCGGGTTGAACCTGTCGGTGGTCACCGATCCGGCCAAGTCGGCACCGTTGTTCGGGCCCGGCGGGGCGGGTTCGTTCACCTGGCCCGGCGCGTACGGCACCTGGTGGCAGGCCGACCCTTCGGCGGACCTGATCCTGATCTACCTGATCCAGAACGCGCCGGACCTGTCCCCCGACGCCGCCGCGGCGATTGCCGGGAACACCTCGCTGGCGTCGTTGCGCACCGCGCAACCCCGGTTCGTACGACGGACGTACGCGGCGCTGGACCTCTGA